In Micromonospora purpureochromogenes, a single window of DNA contains:
- a CDS encoding MmcQ/YjbR family DNA-binding protein, whose protein sequence is MTRDEMLAYCLGKPGARLDQPWEGDEVVKVGSRIFAFLGSPGGEARVGVKCGPNREVADEWIHRFPNDAKASAYIGRSGWNSLRLDGAIPDDELIEAVDGSYEAVVAKLPKRERPTV, encoded by the coding sequence ATGACGCGCGACGAGATGCTGGCGTACTGCCTCGGGAAGCCGGGCGCCCGGCTGGACCAGCCCTGGGAGGGCGACGAGGTGGTGAAGGTGGGGAGCCGGATCTTCGCCTTCCTCGGCTCGCCGGGCGGGGAGGCGCGGGTCGGCGTGAAGTGCGGCCCGAACCGGGAGGTCGCCGACGAGTGGATCCACCGGTTCCCGAACGACGCGAAGGCGTCGGCGTACATCGGGCGATCGGGGTGGAACTCGCTGCGCCTCGACGGCGCGATCCCGGACGACGAGCTGATCGAGGCCGTCGACGGCTCGTACGAGGCGGTGGTGGCGAAGCTGCCGAAACGGGAGCGGCCGACGGTGTGA
- a CDS encoding argininosuccinate synthase: protein MTERVVLAYSGGLDTSVAIPYLAEQTGAEIVAVAVDVGQGGEDLDAIRQRALDCGAVESEVVDARDEFAADYCLPAMRANALYMDRYPLVSALSRPLIVKHLVAAARKHGGTIVSHGCTGKGNDQVRFEVGLSALAPDLKIIAPARDFAWTRDKAIAFAEEKGLPIDVSAKSPYSIDQNLWGRAVETGFLEDIWNGPIEDLYSYTADPAEPRDADEVVITFDAGNPVAIDGETVTPYQAILELNRRAGAQGVGRLDMVEDRLVGIKSREVYEAPGAIALITAHQELEAVTVERDLARFKRGVDQRWGELVYDGLWFSPLKDSLDAFIDDAQRHVSGEVRLTLHGGRATVTGRRSEASLYDFGMATYDTGDTFDQSLAKGFVQLWGLPSKMAAARDARLGG, encoded by the coding sequence ATGACCGAGCGGGTCGTCCTTGCCTACTCCGGAGGTCTCGACACCTCCGTCGCCATTCCGTACCTCGCCGAGCAGACCGGCGCCGAGATCGTCGCGGTGGCCGTCGACGTCGGGCAGGGCGGCGAGGACCTCGACGCCATCCGGCAGCGCGCGCTGGACTGCGGCGCCGTCGAGTCCGAGGTGGTCGACGCGCGCGACGAGTTCGCCGCCGACTACTGCCTGCCGGCGATGCGCGCCAACGCCCTCTACATGGACCGCTACCCGCTGGTCTCTGCGCTGTCCCGGCCGCTGATCGTCAAGCACCTGGTGGCCGCGGCCCGCAAGCACGGCGGCACGATCGTCTCGCACGGCTGCACCGGTAAGGGCAACGACCAGGTCCGCTTCGAGGTCGGGCTGAGCGCCCTCGCCCCCGACCTGAAGATCATCGCCCCGGCCCGGGACTTCGCCTGGACCCGGGACAAGGCCATCGCCTTCGCCGAGGAGAAGGGCCTGCCGATCGACGTGTCGGCCAAGTCGCCGTACTCCATCGACCAGAACCTCTGGGGTCGCGCGGTGGAGACCGGCTTCCTGGAGGACATCTGGAACGGTCCCATCGAGGACCTGTACTCCTACACCGCCGACCCGGCCGAGCCGCGCGACGCCGACGAGGTCGTGATCACCTTCGACGCCGGCAACCCGGTCGCCATCGACGGCGAGACCGTCACCCCGTACCAGGCGATCCTGGAGCTGAACCGGCGCGCCGGCGCCCAGGGCGTCGGCCGGCTCGACATGGTCGAGGACCGCCTCGTCGGCATCAAGAGCCGCGAGGTGTACGAGGCTCCCGGCGCGATCGCGCTGATCACCGCCCACCAGGAGTTGGAGGCGGTCACCGTCGAGCGTGACCTGGCCCGGTTCAAGCGCGGCGTCGACCAGCGCTGGGGCGAGCTGGTCTACGACGGGCTCTGGTTCTCGCCGCTGAAGGACAGCCTGGACGCCTTCATCGACGACGCCCAGCGGCACGTCTCCGGCGAGGTGCGGCTCACCCTGCACGGTGGCCGGGCCACCGTCACCGGCCGGCGCTCCGAGGCCAGCCTCTACGACTTCGGCATGGCCACCTACGACACCGGCGACACCTTCGACCAGTCCCTGGCCAAGGGATTCGTGCAGCTGTGGGGCCTGCCGAGCAAGATGGCCGCCGCACGCGACGCCCGGCTGGGCGGCTAG
- the argH gene encoding argininosuccinate lyase produces the protein MGGVDDKSLTENSAATNRTSLWGGRFAGGPAEALARLSVSVQFDWRLAPYDIAGSRAHARVLAGAGLLDPEELGRILAALDDLEAACASGQFRPTIDDEDVHTALERGLLERLGSLGGKLRAGRSRNDQVATDLRLYLRDHARGVAARLVELAEALVEQAERHVDTAAPGMTHLQHAQPVTFGHWLLAHVQPLLRDLERLRDWDHRAAISPLGAGALAGSGLPLDPVAVAKELGFRTSFANSMDAVADRDFVAEFLFVTALVGVHLSRLGEEVVLWTSHEFGWVELDDSFATGSSIMPQKKNADIAELARGKSGRLVGGLMSVLTMLKGLPMTYDRDMQEDKEPAFDAVDTLELLLPALAGMISTMTVRVDRLVAAAPVGFSLATEVADWLVRKGVPFRDAHEITGKLVALCVARDCALDEVSDDDLATVSEHLDRSVRDVLSVRSALAARTTPGSTGPGPVADQLAAAADKLAGWREWASERVVPR, from the coding sequence ATGGGCGGCGTGGACGACAAGAGCCTGACCGAGAACAGCGCCGCCACCAACCGGACGAGCCTGTGGGGTGGCCGGTTCGCCGGCGGCCCCGCCGAAGCCCTCGCGCGGCTGTCGGTGAGCGTCCAGTTCGACTGGCGTCTCGCCCCGTACGACATCGCCGGCTCCCGGGCGCACGCCCGGGTGCTGGCCGGCGCGGGCCTGCTCGACCCGGAGGAGCTGGGCCGCATCCTGGCCGCGCTGGACGACCTGGAGGCGGCCTGCGCCTCCGGGCAGTTCCGCCCGACCATCGACGACGAGGACGTGCACACCGCCCTGGAGCGCGGCCTGCTGGAGCGGCTCGGCAGCCTCGGCGGCAAGCTGCGCGCCGGGCGGTCCCGCAACGACCAGGTCGCCACCGACCTGCGGCTCTACCTGCGCGACCACGCCCGGGGCGTGGCCGCCCGGCTGGTCGAGCTGGCCGAGGCGCTGGTCGAGCAGGCCGAGCGGCACGTGGACACCGCCGCGCCCGGGATGACCCACCTCCAGCACGCCCAGCCGGTCACCTTCGGGCACTGGCTGCTGGCCCACGTGCAGCCGCTGCTGCGCGATCTGGAGCGGCTGCGCGACTGGGACCACCGGGCCGCGATCAGCCCGCTCGGGGCGGGCGCGCTGGCCGGCTCCGGCCTGCCGCTGGACCCGGTGGCCGTCGCCAAGGAGCTGGGCTTCCGCACGTCCTTCGCCAACTCGATGGACGCCGTCGCCGACCGGGACTTCGTCGCGGAGTTCCTCTTCGTCACCGCGCTGGTCGGGGTGCACCTGTCCCGCCTCGGCGAGGAGGTGGTGCTCTGGACCTCGCACGAGTTCGGCTGGGTGGAGCTCGACGACTCCTTCGCCACCGGCTCGTCGATCATGCCGCAGAAGAAGAACGCGGACATCGCCGAGCTGGCCCGGGGGAAGTCCGGCCGGCTGGTCGGCGGGCTGATGAGCGTGCTCACCATGCTCAAGGGCCTGCCGATGACCTACGACCGGGACATGCAGGAGGACAAGGAGCCGGCCTTCGACGCGGTCGACACCCTGGAGCTGCTGCTGCCGGCGCTCGCCGGGATGATCTCCACGATGACGGTACGGGTCGACCGGCTGGTCGCCGCCGCGCCGGTGGGCTTCTCGCTGGCCACCGAGGTGGCCGACTGGCTGGTCCGCAAGGGCGTGCCGTTCCGTGACGCGCACGAGATCACCGGCAAGCTCGTCGCGCTCTGCGTGGCCCGGGACTGCGCCCTGGACGAGGTCTCCGACGACGACCTCGCCACGGTCAGCGAGCACCTGGACCGGAGCGTGCGCGACGTGCTCTCGGTCCGCTCCGCGCTGGCCGCCCGGACCACGCCCGGCTCGACCGGGCCCGGCCCGGTGGCCGACCAGCTCGCCGCCGCCGCGGACAAGCTGGCCGGTTGGCGGGAGTGGGCCAGCGAGCGGGTCGTACCCCGCTGA